One window of the Streptomyces asoensis genome contains the following:
- a CDS encoding glycine betaine ABC transporter substrate-binding protein, producing MVDDVSPGSIGQGEPLKGAHLTVTSKSFTENLILGAMMGIAFEAAGADVLDRTGIQGSIGSREAVRNGDADAMYEYTGTAWITYQGNSAPIPDPQRQWQAVHDADLKNGVTWLPPSRLNNTYALAMNQANFKKYGTRTLSQVAALSKSDPKAVTLCVESEFANRADGLPGMEKAYGMSVSASRITQMDTGIIYTQVQKGSCTYGEVFTTDGRIKSMNLVVMADDKNFFPNYNAAPVINSKTLKKWPAIAKVIDPVTKKLDNTVAQDLNAKVDVAGEDPHQVALDWMKKEGFVK from the coding sequence ATGGTCGACGACGTCTCACCCGGGTCGATCGGACAGGGTGAGCCGCTCAAGGGCGCGCATCTCACGGTGACGTCCAAGTCGTTCACCGAGAACCTCATCCTCGGCGCGATGATGGGCATCGCCTTCGAGGCGGCCGGCGCGGACGTCCTGGACCGCACCGGCATCCAGGGCTCCATCGGCTCGCGCGAGGCGGTCAGGAACGGCGACGCCGACGCCATGTACGAGTACACGGGCACCGCCTGGATCACCTACCAGGGCAACAGCGCGCCCATCCCGGATCCGCAGCGGCAGTGGCAGGCGGTGCACGACGCCGACCTGAAGAACGGCGTGACCTGGCTGCCTCCGTCGCGGCTGAACAACACCTACGCGCTGGCCATGAACCAGGCCAACTTCAAGAAGTACGGCACCAGGACGCTGTCGCAGGTGGCCGCGCTGTCCAAGTCCGACCCGAAGGCCGTGACGCTCTGCGTGGAGAGCGAGTTCGCCAACCGCGCGGACGGACTGCCCGGCATGGAGAAGGCGTACGGGATGTCCGTGTCGGCGTCCCGGATCACGCAGATGGACACCGGGATCATCTACACCCAGGTCCAGAAGGGGAGTTGCACCTACGGGGAGGTGTTCACCACCGACGGGCGCATCAAGTCCATGAACCTGGTGGTGATGGCCGACGACAAGAACTTCTTCCCCAACTACAACGCGGCCCCCGTGATCAACTCCAAGACGCTGAAGAAGTGGCCGGCGATCGCGAAGGTCATCGACCCGGTGACGAAGAAGCTGGACAACACGGTGGCCCAGGACCTGAACGCCAAGGTGGACGTCGCCGGGGAGGATCCCCACCAGGTGGCCCTGGACTGGATGAAGAAGGAGGGGTTCGTCAAGTAG
- a CDS encoding S16 family serine protease: MLSRLSRPKALTVCALPFVALLATAAFAPLPFSVAQPGMTANVLGENKGTPVITITGAPVRDTSGQLRMTTIEATNPDTDVRLSDVVDGWFRADQAIMPRDSVYPSGESTKEIEQHNTEQMRQSQDAATEAALKYLDRTDDGVKVTLKLSDVGGPSAGLLFSLGIVDKLDGDGSGGDLTGGRTIAGTGTIEADGTVGAVGGVALKTQAARRDGATVFLVPKAECADAKAELPKGLRLIPVTTLKGTVTALTALEKGKGSVPSC, translated from the coding sequence GTGCTCTCACGCCTCTCACGCCCCAAGGCCCTCACCGTCTGCGCTCTGCCGTTCGTGGCGCTGCTCGCGACGGCCGCGTTCGCGCCGCTGCCCTTCTCGGTGGCGCAGCCGGGCATGACGGCGAACGTCCTCGGCGAGAACAAGGGCACCCCGGTCATCACGATCACCGGCGCGCCCGTACGGGACACGAGCGGGCAGCTGCGGATGACGACGATCGAGGCGACCAACCCCGACACGGACGTCAGGCTCTCCGACGTCGTCGACGGCTGGTTCCGCGCCGACCAGGCGATCATGCCGCGCGACTCCGTCTACCCCAGCGGGGAGAGCACCAAGGAGATCGAGCAGCACAACACCGAGCAGATGCGGCAGTCCCAGGACGCCGCGACCGAGGCCGCGCTGAAGTACCTCGACCGTACCGACGACGGCGTCAAGGTCACGCTGAAGCTGTCCGACGTGGGCGGGCCCAGCGCCGGGCTGCTGTTCTCGCTCGGCATCGTCGACAAGCTCGACGGCGACGGCAGCGGCGGCGACCTCACCGGCGGTCGCACGATCGCCGGCACCGGGACGATCGAGGCCGACGGTACGGTCGGCGCGGTCGGCGGCGTGGCCCTGAAGACGCAGGCCGCCCGGCGGGACGGGGCGACGGTGTTCCTGGTGCCGAAGGCCGAGTGCGCCGACGCCAAGGCCGAGCTGCCGAAGGGGCTCCGGCTGATCCCGGTCACCACCCTGAAGGGCACGGTGACCGCGCTGACCGCCCTGGAGAAGGGGAAGGGCTCGGTACCGAGCTGTTAG
- a CDS encoding IclR family transcriptional regulator — protein MTAETSQTLDRGLKVLKLLADTDHGLTVTELSNKLGVNRTVVYRLLATLEQHALVRRDLGGRARVGLGVLRLGRQVHPLVREAALPALRSLAEDIGATAHLTLVDGTEALAVAVVEPTWTDYHVAYRAGFRHPLDRGAAGRAILFARQNPARPADEPGYTLTHGELEAGASGAAAPLLGVTGVEGSVGVVMLADAVPERVGPRVVDAAREVAEALR, from the coding sequence GTGACCGCGGAGACCTCCCAGACGCTCGATCGAGGGCTGAAAGTCCTCAAGTTGCTGGCCGATACCGACCACGGGCTGACCGTCACCGAACTTTCCAACAAACTGGGCGTCAACCGGACCGTGGTGTACCGGTTGCTCGCCACTCTGGAGCAGCACGCACTCGTACGGCGTGACCTGGGAGGGCGAGCCAGGGTCGGCCTCGGGGTGCTGAGGCTCGGCCGCCAGGTGCATCCGCTGGTACGGGAGGCCGCGCTGCCCGCGCTGCGGTCGCTGGCCGAGGACATAGGGGCGACCGCGCATCTGACCCTGGTGGACGGGACGGAGGCGCTCGCCGTCGCCGTCGTCGAGCCGACCTGGACGGACTACCACGTGGCGTACCGGGCCGGGTTCCGGCATCCGCTGGACCGGGGTGCCGCCGGCCGGGCGATCCTCTTCGCGCGGCAGAACCCGGCGCGGCCGGCGGACGAACCCGGCTACACGCTGACGCACGGGGAGCTGGAGGCCGGCGCGAGCGGGGCCGCGGCTCCGCTGCTGGGCGTGACCGGCGTCGAGGGCAGCGTGGGCGTGGTGATGCTGGCCGACGCGGTGCCGGAGCGGGTGGGGCCACGGGTCGTGGACGCGGCGCGGGAGGTGGCGGAGGCACTGCGCTGA
- a CDS encoding DEAD/DEAH box helicase, with amino-acid sequence MTTTAASSTSHSHHLSPAFPGRAPWGTASKLRAWQQGAMEKYLQEQPRDFLAVATPGAGKTTFALTLASWLLHHHVVQQVTVVAPTEHLKKQWAEAAARIGIRLDPEYSAGPLSKDYHGVAVTYAGVGVRPMLHRNRSEQRKTLVILDEIHHAGDSKSWGEACLEAFEPATRRLALTGTPFRSDTNPIPFVTYEEGNDGIRRSAADYTYGYGSALADQVVRPVIFLSYSGNMRWRTKAGDEIAARLGEPMTKDAISQAWRTALDPRGEWMPSVLRAADQRLTEVRKAIPDAGALVIASDQESARAYAKLIREITGTKATLVLSDDTGASSRIDDFSGSNDRWMVAVRMVSEGVDVPRLAVGVYATTISTPLFFAQAVGRFVRSRRRGETASVFLPTVPDLLTFANEMEVERDHALDKPKKEGEEDPYAESEQEMDEANKEQDEDTGEQEQFAFEALESEAVFDRVMYNGAEFGMQAHPGSEEEQDYLGIPGLLEPDQVQMLLQKRQAKQIAHSKKRPDSEADLLELPAERRPVVSHKELMELRKQLNTMVGAYVHQSGKPHGVIHTELRRVCGGPPSAEATAGQLRQRIAKVQEWATRMK; translated from the coding sequence GTGACTACCACCGCCGCTTCCTCCACCTCCCACTCCCACCACCTGTCACCGGCCTTCCCGGGCCGAGCCCCCTGGGGCACCGCGAGCAAGCTGCGGGCCTGGCAGCAGGGGGCGATGGAGAAGTACCTCCAGGAGCAGCCGCGCGACTTCCTCGCCGTCGCCACACCCGGCGCCGGCAAGACGACCTTCGCGCTGACCCTCGCCTCCTGGCTGCTGCACCACCATGTCGTGCAGCAGGTCACCGTGGTCGCGCCGACCGAGCATCTGAAGAAGCAGTGGGCGGAGGCGGCCGCGCGGATAGGGATCCGGCTGGACCCCGAGTACAGCGCGGGCCCGCTCAGCAAGGACTACCACGGCGTCGCCGTGACGTACGCGGGTGTCGGCGTCCGTCCGATGCTGCACCGCAACCGGAGCGAACAGCGCAAGACCCTCGTCATCCTCGACGAGATCCACCACGCCGGTGACTCCAAGTCCTGGGGCGAGGCCTGTCTCGAGGCCTTCGAACCCGCGACCCGTCGCCTCGCGCTCACCGGTACGCCGTTCCGCTCCGACACCAACCCCATCCCCTTCGTGACGTACGAGGAGGGCAACGACGGGATCCGGCGCTCGGCCGCCGACTACACCTACGGCTACGGGTCCGCGCTCGCCGACCAGGTCGTCCGGCCCGTCATCTTCCTCTCCTACAGCGGCAACATGCGCTGGCGGACCAAGGCGGGGGACGAGATCGCGGCGCGGCTCGGCGAGCCGATGACCAAGGACGCGATCAGTCAGGCCTGGCGTACGGCGCTGGACCCGCGCGGCGAGTGGATGCCGAGCGTGCTGCGCGCCGCCGACCAGCGGCTGACCGAGGTCAGGAAGGCCATCCCGGACGCCGGCGCGCTCGTCATCGCCTCCGACCAGGAGTCGGCCCGCGCCTACGCCAAGCTCATCCGGGAGATCACGGGGACGAAGGCGACGCTCGTCCTGTCCGACGACACCGGCGCGTCCAGCCGCATCGACGACTTCAGCGGCAGCAACGACCGCTGGATGGTCGCGGTGCGAATGGTGTCGGAAGGCGTCGACGTGCCGCGGCTCGCCGTCGGGGTGTACGCGACGACCATCTCCACGCCCCTCTTCTTCGCCCAGGCCGTCGGGCGCTTCGTGCGGTCCCGGCGGCGCGGCGAGACCGCCTCCGTCTTCCTCCCGACCGTGCCCGATCTGCTCACCTTCGCCAACGAGATGGAGGTCGAGCGGGACCACGCCCTCGACAAGCCCAAGAAGGAGGGCGAGGAGGATCCGTACGCCGAGTCCGAGCAGGAGATGGACGAGGCGAACAAGGAGCAGGACGAGGACACCGGCGAGCAGGAGCAGTTCGCCTTCGAGGCGCTGGAGTCCGAGGCCGTCTTCGACCGGGTGATGTACAACGGCGCCGAGTTCGGCATGCAGGCTCACCCGGGAAGCGAGGAGGAGCAGGACTACCTCGGCATTCCGGGTCTGCTGGAGCCCGACCAGGTGCAGATGCTGCTCCAGAAGCGGCAGGCCAAGCAGATCGCGCACAGCAAGAAGCGGCCGGACTCCGAGGCCGATCTGCTGGAGCTGCCGGCCGAGCGGCGGCCGGTCGTCTCGCACAAGGAGCTGATGGAGCTGCGCAAGCAGCTCAACACGATGGTCGGGGCGTACGTCCACCAGAGCGGCAAGCCGCACGGAGTGATCCACACCGAGCTGCGGCGGGTGTGCGGTGGTCCGCCGAGCGCGGAGGCCACGGCGGGGCAGCTGCGGCAGCGCATCGCCAAGGTGCAGGAGTGGGCGACCCGGATGAAGTGA
- a CDS encoding type II toxin-antitoxin system death-on-curing family toxin: MHHLTLDELLNLTRRLGADEVRDYGLLDSALARPRSSVFGQDAYPDVWRKAAALMESLARNHGLVDGNKRIAWYATWVFLHLDGHPLDVDFDVDEAERFVLDVCQGVLDVPGIAARLPRFAR; this comes from the coding sequence ATGCACCACCTCACCCTGGACGAGCTGCTGAACCTCACTCGGCGGCTCGGGGCGGACGAGGTGCGCGACTACGGACTGCTGGACTCCGCCCTGGCCCGCCCCCGGTCGAGTGTGTTCGGGCAGGACGCGTACCCGGACGTGTGGCGCAAGGCCGCGGCGCTGATGGAGTCGCTGGCCCGCAACCACGGACTCGTCGACGGCAACAAGCGCATCGCCTGGTACGCGACCTGGGTCTTTCTGCACCTGGACGGTCATCCACTGGACGTGGACTTCGATGTGGACGAGGCCGAGCGGTTCGTGCTGGACGTGTGTCAGGGCGTCCTCGACGTACCCGGGATCGCGGCCCGGTTGCCGCGCTTCGCGCGCTGA
- a CDS encoding MFS transporter → MAALEPRDTGVADDLLSSAAVERAGEPGETVLGSSYRALTIGIVSVVLLIAFEATAVGTAMPVAARELDGVALYAFAFSGYFTTSLFGMVFAGQWSDRRGPLGALGGGIAAFAAGLLLSGSAGGMWVFILGRAVQGLGGGLVIVALYVVVGRAYPERLRPAIMAAFAACWVVPSVVGPLAAGAVTEQLGWRWVFLGIPALVVLPLALALPQIRRRASGPVEGMAAGAFDRRRIRLALGISLGAGLLQYAAQDLRPVSLVPGAAGIALLVPAVLGLLPRGTWRAARGLPSVVLLRGVAAGSFIAAESFVPLMLVTERGLSPTLAGFSLAAGGATWALGSWVQSRPWAEPYRERLMALGMVLAAAAIAAAPSVLIHSVPVWTVAVAWGFGCLGMGLVIAASSVLMLKLSAPEEAGANSAALQISDGLSNVLLLAVGGAAFVALGGGSVAHATTSATTSAGSHPAAFAAVFLPMAAVALFGAWVTTRLRAESR, encoded by the coding sequence ATGGCTGCCCTCGAACCCCGCGACACCGGTGTCGCCGACGACCTCCTTTCCTCCGCCGCCGTGGAGCGGGCCGGCGAGCCCGGCGAGACCGTTCTCGGGAGTTCCTACCGGGCCCTCACCATCGGGATCGTCTCCGTCGTGCTGCTCATCGCCTTCGAGGCGACCGCCGTGGGCACCGCCATGCCGGTGGCGGCGCGGGAGCTCGACGGGGTGGCGCTGTACGCGTTCGCGTTCTCCGGGTACTTCACCACCAGCCTGTTCGGGATGGTGTTCGCCGGGCAGTGGTCGGACCGGCGGGGGCCGCTCGGGGCGCTGGGCGGTGGCATCGCGGCCTTCGCCGCCGGGCTGCTGCTCTCCGGGAGCGCCGGGGGCATGTGGGTGTTCATCCTCGGGCGGGCCGTGCAGGGGCTCGGCGGGGGGCTGGTGATCGTCGCGCTGTACGTCGTCGTCGGGCGGGCCTACCCGGAGCGGCTGCGGCCCGCGATCATGGCCGCGTTCGCCGCCTGCTGGGTCGTGCCGTCCGTGGTCGGGCCGCTGGCCGCCGGTGCGGTGACCGAGCAGCTGGGGTGGCGGTGGGTCTTCCTCGGGATACCCGCCCTCGTGGTGCTTCCGCTCGCGCTCGCGTTGCCCCAGATACGGCGGCGGGCGAGTGGCCCCGTGGAGGGCATGGCCGCGGGCGCCTTCGACCGGCGGCGGATCCGGCTGGCCCTCGGCATCTCCCTCGGCGCGGGACTGCTTCAGTACGCCGCCCAGGATCTGCGGCCGGTCTCGCTCGTCCCCGGCGCCGCGGGCATCGCGCTGCTCGTGCCCGCCGTGCTCGGGCTGCTCCCGCGCGGCACCTGGCGGGCGGCCCGCGGGCTGCCGTCCGTCGTGCTGCTGCGCGGGGTGGCCGCGGGGTCCTTCATCGCCGCCGAGTCCTTCGTGCCGCTGATGCTCGTGACGGAGCGGGGGCTGAGCCCGACCCTTGCCGGGTTCTCGCTCGCGGCCGGCGGGGCGACCTGGGCGCTGGGGTCGTGGGTGCAGTCACGGCCGTGGGCGGAGCCGTACCGGGAGCGGCTGATGGCGCTCGGGATGGTGCTGGCGGCTGCCGCCATCGCCGCCGCGCCCAGTGTCCTGATCCATTCCGTGCCCGTCTGGACCGTGGCCGTCGCCTGGGGCTTCGGGTGCCTCGGGATGGGGCTGGTGATCGCCGCCTCGAGCGTGCTGATGCTGAAGCTGTCCGCCCCCGAGGAGGCCGGGGCCAACTCCGCGGCCCTCCAGATCTCGGACGGGCTGTCCAACGTGCTGCTGCTGGCCGTGGGAGGTGCCGCCTTCGTGGCGCTCGGCGGCGGGAGCGTGGCGCACGCGACGACATCCGCCACGACGTCCGCCGGTTCCCATCCGGCCGCCTTCGCCGCCGTCTTCCTGCCGATGGCGGCCGTCGCGCTGTTCGGAGCCTGGGTGACGACGCGGCTGCGGGCGGAATCGCGATGA
- a CDS encoding GTPase domain-containing protein, whose amino-acid sequence MPVEPWSVATLAVRAGMTAYSERQQIASTWHRIITKIMHRQSSIAITGVGGVGKTVLSDYLSGEGLSIHYSTPGRSVNQERKELYSSKRLTALTIVPGQVSPQKDKSLDELFDGRRRVDGVIHVVSNGFITLREQDARELAQEHNDLERFREFQRNKEVEEFKELISYVKSSHRKGKGPSWLLLAVNKVDLYYEDTSLKGAYRHYAAPGGQFFACLDQLGASLGRTDFEWDALPVCASLSDFIWEEEGVQSMLLPDQRNKLLLGLLKAIDDRISAS is encoded by the coding sequence ATGCCGGTCGAACCATGGTCCGTAGCGACGCTGGCAGTGCGCGCTGGTATGACAGCTTATAGCGAGCGGCAGCAAATTGCTTCCACCTGGCACAGAATCATCACGAAGATCATGCACAGGCAGTCCTCGATAGCCATAACCGGTGTGGGAGGCGTGGGGAAAACCGTACTCTCCGACTATCTTTCGGGAGAAGGGTTGTCGATCCACTACTCAACACCGGGAAGGTCGGTCAATCAGGAGCGCAAGGAGCTCTATTCCAGCAAGAGGCTGACGGCACTCACCATCGTTCCGGGACAAGTCTCCCCGCAGAAAGACAAGAGTCTCGACGAACTGTTCGATGGGCGGCGCCGGGTAGACGGAGTCATTCACGTCGTCAGCAACGGATTTATCACCCTGCGAGAGCAGGATGCGAGAGAGCTCGCGCAGGAGCACAATGACCTGGAAAGGTTTCGGGAGTTCCAGAGGAACAAAGAGGTGGAAGAGTTCAAGGAACTGATCAGTTACGTCAAGTCATCGCACCGGAAGGGGAAAGGGCCTTCCTGGTTGTTGCTGGCCGTGAACAAAGTCGACCTGTATTACGAGGACACCAGTCTCAAGGGTGCCTACAGGCACTATGCCGCCCCCGGTGGCCAGTTCTTCGCATGCTTGGATCAACTTGGCGCATCCCTGGGGCGGACCGACTTCGAGTGGGACGCCCTGCCGGTATGCGCCTCACTGAGTGATTTCATCTGGGAGGAGGAAGGCGTCCAGTCAATGCTTCTCCCTGACCAGCGCAACAAGCTCCTCCTGGGCCTCTTGAAGGCCATTGACGACCGAATCTCCGCGTCATGA